Below is a window of Pyrobaculum aerophilum str. IM2 DNA.
ATTTGGGCTTGCGCCTGGCCACAACGGCGAATACTCTTATAGTCACTACCTCAATAGGCCTATCTAGTTTAAAGCCGTATGTGGCGAGGTGTTTCTCCTCAAAGGCCCTCTTCACCTCTTCAAAAGCGGCTGGCCTCCCCACTGGCACTACAAGCTCCCAGCCTTGGCCTTGATATCTCACGTCGGCGAGTCTTACGTAATATGTTGGGTTAATCGTTGCCAGAGACTCCTCGAGCCTTCTATATCCCTCCTCCAGATCTTTCGGGTAAGACGCCCTAGCCTCGAACTTGCTATCTGCAAATAACATGCCCAGCGCCGTGAATACCCCGGGCTCCGGGGGGATGACCACGGTTCTGACGCCCAGTTCCTCCGCCAGCTCCGCCGCGTGTTGAGGGCCGGCGCCGCCGAAGGCAAATAAGACGAAGTCGGAGGGATCAAGCCCCCTCTCCACAGTCACGAGCCTCACCGCCCTAGCCATTTCTAAATTGGCAAGCCTAACAGCGCTCCACGCGACTTCCACCGGATCGCCCAGTTTTTTAAAGGCCCTGGTTGCGGCCTGTGAGTCTAGCCTCATCTCGCCCCCTAGTAATTGCGCCACTCTTCCCAGCACCACATTGGCGTCGGTAATAGTCGGCTCCGTGCCGCCGCGGCCGTAACACACAGGGCCTGGATCGGCCCCTGCGCTGATGGGCCCAACTCGGAGGGCTCCCCCCTCGTCCCTCCATATAATCGTTCCCCCGCCTGCCGAAACCTCTGCGAGATCAATAAAGGGAAATCTCACCGGATAGCCGGAGCCCTTCACCAGCCTGCCGTGGTGCGCTTCGCCGCCCACTTCATACTCTGTGGTAATATTAGGCTCGTAGGTTACCACAGTGCCTGCCTTAGCCGTTGTCCCGCCCATGTCAAAACTAATAATCTTCGGAAGGCCCAGCATCTTGGCGAATTCAGCCGCGGCGACTACCCCGCCGGCTGGTCCAGACTCTATTAAATGCACAGGCTTTCTAACCGCCTCCTCCACAGTGACCAGCCCGCCGGAGCTAGACATGACATAAAGCCTCCCGCCCAGCGACTCCACGTACTTGCCCAGCTCCTCTAAGTAACGCCCCACAAGCGGCATGAGGGCGGCGTTTACCACAACTGTGGAAGTCCTCTCGTACTCCCTGGGCTCAGGGGCCACTTCGCTAGAGAGAGAAACATAGCGGAAGTAGCGGCGCAAGACCTCACCAGCCTTGATCTCGTTAGAGGAGTTAATATAGGAGTGTAGAAACGAAACCGCCACAGACACAACTCCAGCGTCGGCGGCAGTTTTAGCGTTGCGGCTCACCTCGTCGGGATCTACCTCCTTCAAAACGGTCCCATCGGCGAGTACTCTCTCCTCTATTTCAAAACGCAATTCTCTAGGCACAAGGGGCCTGGGCTTTTCAAAATACAAGTCGTAAAGCCTCGGCCTGTTCTGCCTCCCAATCTCTACCACGTCTCTAAACCCCTTAGTTGTGAAGAGGGCGACCTTAGGCAACTCAAGCCCCACTTGTCCCAAAAGCGCGTTAGTGCCAATAGTTGAGGCGTGGAGGACCTCGCCTATTTTCCCAACTCTAGACAGCCCGTTTATCACCGCCGCCTCCGGGCTCTTAGGCGTTGAGAGGAGCTTGAAAGTTATGAGGCGCCCCTCCTCATCTAAGGCGACGAAGTCTGTGAAAGTTCCACCCACGTCGACAGCCACAATCACGCCAGCATAGGAAAGAGGAGGATATAACTCATACCCACGTTACTCTGTAACAAGGGAGATTTCGTAACACGCATAGAGTACAAAGGAGAGATGTCCCTTGACAGCTAGCGATATGGCCTACTGCAATTACGGTCAAACATGAATTAATTAGGTAAATAGGAGATAATGTATAAAAATCCTTTAAAAATCTTTAGTAATATAGTATGGTTTGTTGTATTAAGCAAGTTAACCGACGAAGGGGCAAAGACTTTAAAAGAAAAACCGGAGAGAGTAAAGGAGGTTAATAAAGAGCTGGAGTCATATGGCGTTAGGGTAGTGTACCAATTCGTCACATTTGGCGAATACGACTTTGTGAATATTGTAGAAGTCGACAGGCCGGAGAACTTGCTAAGGGCCCTAATAGAGATAAATAGCCGGGGTTCTGTAAGAACCACAACGCTTTATGCATTTCCAGTTGATGAGGCAATAAAAGCCCTGAAGTCACAAACCTAAAGGTCAAAACCTTTTTCCCCAGCCTTTACTACCCCGCTAAAAAATAGTGGCGGGCCCGGTGGGATTTGAACCCACGACCTACGGCTCCGAAGGCCGCCGCTCTACCAGGCTGAGCCACGGGCCCTCCCCTTATTGGCTCCCACTTTTTAAATCTTAATTCTAAAATTACAGCGCTTGGGCTTATTAGGGATCTGGGAGGCGCGAATTTATTTTTTCCGCCAGCGCGAGCAAATTTTTATAAAGCCCCCTCTTTAGTATTTCATCAACTCTGTCGGTATCTAACGAGGCGTAGCCGTGGACTAGCACATTTCTAAATCCAACTACGGCGCGGTAAAGGGCGAGATCTTGGGCGTTAAAAATGCCGCGTCTTAATAACGTCTCTCCCGCTTCTATATACGTCTGGGCGGGTTCTCCTAAAAGGGATGCGGCTCTCTGCGCCATGTCAATGAGGGCTTGTGCCTGTAATTGAAGCGCGTGGAGAATTCTCATTAAATCGTCCCAATTAGACAAGTCGTACCCCCTTTTTACTACGTCGTCTAGATACGCAGTCAGCTTGACTATATATTCTAAGAGGGCTTTTATCTTCGCCATATTGTCTCTAGGGCTGTTTCGAGGAGTCTGAGCTTTCTGGAGTCTATTTGTTGATCTTGACATATATTGAAGTACTTATACACCTCGTCCCAATCGGCGACGTAAAGCGGCACGCCCTTAAGCGCCTCGAGGACTAAGGGACAGGGCGTCCTCTCAGTCACTACTACTAAGTCGATAAAGTCCTCGGGGAGGAGACAAGTATTTGGCTAAATCGGCCAGCAAATCGCCAAACGCCTCTAGGCTTATCTTGGAAATTGCAATGTCTAAATCGCCGGCAGGGCCGCCCGACGAGGCAGAGCCGAAGAGAAAGGCGAATTTGACGTATTTACCCCAAGGGAACCTCTTAAGCGCCTCTAGCGACACCTTGTAGGCCCTCCCGACTACGACGTCCACAGTACGTACTGCGCCTGTTAAAATATATTGCTAGACGCGCTCTACCGCCTTTTCAGGCCCTTGTGGGCTTTTACCACAGCTTCCGCGCGGCCCTGAGGACGACGCTCCATGCGTTACACCTCGTGCGACCGTATTTAGCTTTTCTGCAGTTACGAGCTTCTCGGCCTAACCCAAGACCTCCGCTGGGCTGGCTTCCGCTATTTTTGATATAACAACTGCTCTTCGCCATACGGGGAAATAATTAAAAAGGCGTCGTAGGATGAGACATGGAAGTGTCTTTCCTCAGGAAAAACTTCGGCGAGCGTTTTATTGAGGACCCCGCGGCGGCTTTGCTTTACGTGCGGGACGCCTCTTTCATTGAGTTTACGAATGCGGTGTTAGGCGTCGTCTTCCCAGAGAACGAGGAGGAGGTAGTGGAGTTAGTGAAGTGGGCCATTAAGAACAAGACTCCCCTGTACCCACAGGGCAGCGCCACTAGCCTTTCGGGCAACGCGACGGCAACGGGCAAGGGCCTAGTGGTGAGTTTTGAGAAAATGACAAAAGTGGAAATAGACCCAGTGGACGGAGTGGCGGTAGTGGGCCCCGGAGTTAAGCTGGAGGAGTTAAACATAGAGCTGGCACGCCACGGCCTCTTCTTCCCAGTGGATCCCGGCTCTGTTAAGAGCGCCACGGTGGGAGGCGCTATTGCAAACGGCGCTGGGGGAATGAGGGGGGCTAAATACGGCACGATGAAAGACTGGGTCTTGGGGCTGAGGGTAGTGACGGGGAGGGGAGACCTCTTGAAATTGGGCTGCAGGACGTATAAATGTAGAAATGGGTACGACTTAGTTAGGCTATTTGTCGGCAGCGAGGGGACTCTGGGACTAGTGACCGAGGCGACGTTGAAACTAGCCCCAATGCCTGAGTCCGCTGTGGCTGTTCTCGTTTATTACGACGAATTGGAAGCCCTAGTAGAAGACGTAGTGAGAGTGAGGGCGAGTAGGCTGTGGCCTCTTTTCGCCGAGTTTCTCGACGCGCCTACCTCGGCCCTAGTGGGCCTTGAGGAAAGAAACGCCTTGTTCCTAGGCGTAGAGGTAAACGCCGGCGCAGAGGATAGAGTTTTAAAAAGGATTGAGTCTCTCCTAAGAGGGGGCATAGCCCAGAGGGCCCTGGGGTGGGAGGGCGCCATGAAGCTACTCGAGCCCCGTAGGAAGTTATTCTACGGCCAAATAGCCTCGGCCCAGAGGGAGGGAGGGACGCTTGTAATTGAAGATGTCGCCGTGCCTATTTCTAAACTCCCCGAAGCTGTCAGAGGACTGAAGAAAATAGCCGAGAAGAACGGAGTGCCGTTGCTCTTAGGCGGGCATATCGGCGATGGAAACCTCCACCCGGCCACTTGGTATAGAAGGGAAGAGGGGTTGGGCAAAGTGGAGAAATTCCTAAGAGATATGGCGGAGTTGGTATTGAAACTAAACGGCACGATCTCGGCTGAGCACGGCATTGGGACGTTGAAAAAAGAGCTAATGGCAATGGAAGTGGGGGAAGAAGTATTAAATTACATGAAAGAGTTGAAAAAAGTCTTTGACCCCCACGGAATACTTAACCCCGGGAAGATCTTGTAGTTATCGCCACCAGGACTAGCCCTGTTATTAATAACGCAAGCGCCAGGGGATAGTCGAGACGGGGGGCGAGATCCTTTAGGGCCAGAACTGCCGCCGCTGGGAGCCCCGTGGAGGCCAGGTACAGACCGAGTAGGCCCTCTGCGCTGGCCGCAATTAACAACAACACAATAGCCGCTCCGTACGTAACATCGGGGGCGGGGAGCTCCGGCAAGGGGATAAAGAGGCGGAGGACAGGCGATGAGAGGGCGACTTCTGCTAAGTATAGAGTTAAGGCGGTGAAGGCGGAGGTATAGGGATGGCGTAAAGATACTGCGAGATTTACGAGCAGTAGCACTGCGGCGAAGGCGCCTTGTCCCAAGGCCCCGTCCACAGCCCTGGGGTAGAGGGAAAGGACGGGGTGTGAGGCAAACATGAAGTACTGAAGGAGGCCGGCCAATACGCCGATTACAGGCCTCATACGGCCCTCCGCAACTCCTCAGCCCCCCGCAGGACTTCCGCGCCGGCCGCCCTCAATTCTCTGTAAAGCTTCAGCCTCTTAACCGCCACGAGGCTGTTTACCCCGGCCACGTCTATATAATAGGCGGGCTTGCACTTGAGTATAAGGCACACATCCGCCAGAGATCCTACGTATACAGTTACGTCGCCGCAAGGGGGCGACCCCTCGCAAGACGGCGTAAAGCTGCGGGGCAATGAGGGGGCAAGCCCGTGTCCCAACACGTAGTAAACCACGTCGTATCCCTTCTCTGAAAGTATCTCTGCCGCTCTCACCGCCTCGGCGATTACTAAGCTACGCAACCTCCTGGCGTCAACTACCACCACAGCGCTCCTGGTCTCAGGCCCGATGCGTGTGTTTACGTACAGCTCCCCCGTCTTAGCAAAGGCCTTCCAGTTAATTAACTTCACGGGATCGCCGGGCTGATACGGCCTTACCTCGAGGAACTCCTCAACCCCTGGCCCTCTAGGCTCCGGGCTTGCGTCTAGGCGCGGCTCTTCTGTATAAACTGCTGTTCTCCTCTTAGTGAACGCCGGGTTGTAAGACTCCGCCACAAGGGGGAGGGGCTGGGATTTTTCGGCCATGTAGTACTGAATTTTCAAGATTCTCCTAAAGGGGGGTTTGAAGACTCTCCGGCGGAGGGGCCTCACCGGCGCGTTTATGGGCGCCGCCTCGTATATATAAATGATCCCGGGCTTGCGGTCGGACTCAATAATTATCTCAACTTGACTCCCAACCCGCCGTTTAAATACGGCGATTTTAGGCGGCTCCATCCAGGCATTGAGGCTGTAGGCAAAGAGCGGTA
It encodes the following:
- a CDS encoding hydantoinase/oxoprolinase family protein translates to MIVAVDVGGTFTDFVALDEEGRLITFKLLSTPKSPEAAVINGLSRVGKIGEVLHASTIGTNALLGQVGLELPKVALFTTKGFRDVVEIGRQNRPRLYDLYFEKPRPLVPRELRFEIEERVLADGTVLKEVDPDEVSRNAKTAADAGVVSVAVSFLHSYINSSNEIKAGEVLRRYFRYVSLSSEVAPEPREYERTSTVVVNAALMPLVGRYLEELGKYVESLGGRLYVMSSSGGLVTVEEAVRKPVHLIESGPAGGVVAAAEFAKMLGLPKIISFDMGGTTAKAGTVVTYEPNITTEYEVGGEAHHGRLVKGSGYPVRFPFIDLAEVSAGGGTIIWRDEGGALRVGPISAGADPGPVCYGRGGTEPTITDANVVLGRVAQLLGGEMRLDSQAATRAFKKLGDPVEVAWSAVRLANLEMARAVRLVTVERGLDPSDFVLFAFGGAGPQHAAELAEELGVRTVVIPPEPGVFTALGMLFADSKFEARASYPKDLEEGYRRLEESLATINPTYYVRLADVRYQGQGWELVVPVGRPAAFEEVKRAFEEKHLATYGFKLDRPIEVVTIRVFAVVARRKPKLREPAAVGEPRPSYRKVYFGEWIDTPVYNREKLPLGFKLEGPAIVEERHSVTVVPPRWRLEVGPAGALVLRL
- a CDS encoding GYD domain-containing protein — translated: MYKNPLKIFSNIVWFVVLSKLTDEGAKTLKEKPERVKEVNKELESYGVRVVYQFVTFGEYDFVNIVEVDRPENLLRALIEINSRGSVRTTTLYAFPVDEAIKALKSQT
- a CDS encoding DUF86 domain-containing protein, with amino-acid sequence MAKIKALLEYIVKLTAYLDDVVKRGYDLSNWDDLMRILHALQLQAQALIDMAQRAASLLGEPAQTYIEAGETLLRRGIFNAQDLALYRAVVGFRNVLVHGYASLDTDRVDEILKRGLYKNLLALAEKINSRLPDP
- a CDS encoding FAD-binding oxidoreductase, giving the protein MEVSFLRKNFGERFIEDPAAALLYVRDASFIEFTNAVLGVVFPENEEEVVELVKWAIKNKTPLYPQGSATSLSGNATATGKGLVVSFEKMTKVEIDPVDGVAVVGPGVKLEELNIELARHGLFFPVDPGSVKSATVGGAIANGAGGMRGAKYGTMKDWVLGLRVVTGRGDLLKLGCRTYKCRNGYDLVRLFVGSEGTLGLVTEATLKLAPMPESAVAVLVYYDELEALVEDVVRVRASRLWPLFAEFLDAPTSALVGLEERNALFLGVEVNAGAEDRVLKRIESLLRGGIAQRALGWEGAMKLLEPRRKLFYGQIASAQREGGTLVIEDVAVPISKLPEAVRGLKKIAEKNGVPLLLGGHIGDGNLHPATWYRREEGLGKVEKFLRDMAELVLKLNGTISAEHGIGTLKKELMAMEVGEEVLNYMKELKKVFDPHGILNPGKIL
- a CDS encoding DUF58 domain-containing protein, with amino-acid sequence MARNMLTVAAVLLAAGLALGSPDAALLSLIPLFAYSLNAWMEPPKIAVFKRRVGSQVEIIIESDRKPGIIYIYEAAPINAPVRPLRRRVFKPPFRRILKIQYYMAEKSQPLPLVAESYNPAFTKRRTAVYTEEPRLDASPEPRGPGVEEFLEVRPYQPGDPVKLINWKAFAKTGELYVNTRIGPETRSAVVVVDARRLRSLVIAEAVRAAEILSEKGYDVVYYVLGHGLAPSLPRSFTPSCEGSPPCGDVTVYVGSLADVCLILKCKPAYYIDVAGVNSLVAVKRLKLYRELRAAGAEVLRGAEELRRAV